In Actinomyces marmotae, the DNA window CCCTCATCCACCATTTCAAACTGGTCACCCAGGGCTTCCGCGTCCCCGCGGGCCAGGTCTTCCAAAAGGTGGAGCACGCCAAGGGAATCCTGGGCGTCCACGCGGTCTCCGACGGCGGCACCCGCCCCTACAGGGTCCACTTCCGCGACCCCTCCTACTCCAACCTGCAGTCCCTGGCCCTCATGGCCGAGGGCGGCATGATCGCCGACCTCGTGCCGACCCTGGCCTCGATCGACCCCGTCCTGGGAGGCGTGGACCGCTGATGAGCACGAACCCGACCACCGCGGCACCCGCGGCCGATCAGGCCGCCATTCCCGCCATCCCCGCGGCCCTCACCGCCGCCTGGGATGAGGGCGTCGCCGCCCAGCTGCTCGCCGACATCGAGGCCATCAAAAGCCGTTACCCCGCCGAGCACCAGCGCAGCGCGCTCATCCCCATGCTCCACCTCATCCAGAGCGTCGACGGCTACGTCTCGCCCGCGGGCATCGCCCTGTGCGCCGAGGAGCTGGGCCTCACCCGCTCCGAGGTGAGCGCCGTGGCCACCTTCTACAGCCAGTTCCGCCGCCACCCCGCCGGTGAGTACCACGTGGGCGTGTGCACCAACGCCTTGTGCGCCGTCATGGGCGGGGATGAGATCTGGGAGGCGGTGTCGGCGCGCACCGGGCTCGGCTCCGACGAGACCTCCGAGGACGGCCGCATCAGCCTGGAGCGCATCGAGTGCAACGCCGCCTGCGACTACGCCCCCATCGTCATGGTCAACTGGGAGTTCTTCGACAATCAGACGCCCGCCTCCGCCGTCGCCCTCATCGACGCGCTGGAGGGCGGCGAGGGCGCGCGCCCCACGCGCGGGCCGGACGCCTTGCCGACCTTCCGTGCCAATGAGCGCGTCCTGGCCGGATTCGAGGACGGCCACGCCGACGAGGGCCCCTCGGCAGGCGAGCCCAGCCTCCTCGGCCGGCGCATCGCCGCGGCCAACGGCTGGACCAGCCCGAAGGAGGACACCAAGTGAGCACCAACGCCGTCGACGCCTCCCAACCCGCCGGCCCCTCCTTCACCGCGCCGGGCACACTCACCCCCGTGCTCACCGAGCACTGGGGCGAGGATCGATCCTGGACCCTGGAGCACTACCTCTCCGTGGGCGGCTACGAGGGCCTGGCTCGCGCCAAGACCATGAGCCCCGAGGAGCTCATCGGCCTGGTCAAGGGCTCCAACCTGCGCGGCCGCGGCGGCGCCGGGTTCCCCACGGGCCTGAAGTGGTCCTTCCTGCCCCCCATGGATGGGGCGCCCCGCTACCTCGTCGTCAACGCCGATGAGTCCGAGCCCGGCACCTGCAAGGACATCCCCACCATCCTGGCCAACCCCCAGGCCCTCATCGAGGGCATTGCTATCACCTCGCGCGCCATCGGTGGGGATCTCGCCTTCGTCTACCTGCGCGGTGAGGTCACCCACGTCTACCGGCGTCTGCTGGCCGCCGTGCGCGAGGCCGCTGACTCCGGTCTGCTCTCCACCGGGTTCGGGCTCGACGGCGAGCAGCCGCTGCGGATCGTCGCCCACGCCGGCGCCGGCGCCTACATCTGCGGTGAGGAGACGGCGCTGCTCGACTCCCTCGAGGGCCGCCGCGGCCACCCGCGCCTCAAGCCGCCCTTCCCCGCCGTCGCCGGCCTTTACGGGCGGCCCACGGTTATCAACAACGTGGAGACCATCGCCTCCGTGCCCGGGATCCTGGCCAAGGGCGCCGATTGGTACAACGCCATGGGCACCGAGCGCTCCAAGGGCCACGGCATCTTCTCCGTGTCCGGGCACGTGGTGAGCCCCGGCCAGTTCGAGGCCCCCTTCGGCATCACCATGCGCCAGCTCATCGAGTTCGCCGGCGGCATCCGGCCCGGCCACAGCCTCAAGTTCTGGGTGCCCGGAGGCTCCTCCACCCCGATCTTCACCCCCGACGAGCTCGACGTCCCCCTCGATTACGAATCGGTGGCCGGCGCCGGCTCGATGCTGGGGACCCGCGCCCTCCAGGTCTTCGACGACACCGTCTCCGTGGTGCGCGTCGTCGCCCGGTGGACGGAGTTCTACCAGCACGAGTCCTGCGGCAAGTGCACCCCCTGCCGCGAGGGCACCTACTGGATGCGCCAGATCATGCTGCGCCTTGAGGCCGGCAAGGGCATCCCCGGCGATGTCGAGAAGCTTGAGGACATCGCCAGCAACATCGCCGGGCGCTCCTTCTGCGCCCTCGGTGACGCCTCGGCCACCCCGGTGCTGTCCGGCATCAAGCGGTTCCGCGATGAGTTCGAGGCCGGCTACACCACGCCCGCCCGCGAGCTCTTCCCCTACCGCGCCTCCTCCATCCTCGAAAGCGCCAGGTGAGTCATGACTGAGATGGTCAATATCACGATCGACGGCGTCCCCGTCGAGGTCGCCAAGGGAACGTTGCTCATCCGCGCCGCGGAGCGGATCGGCGTGCGCATCCCGCGCTTCTGCGACCACCCCCTGCTCGGGCCCTCGGCTAACTGCCGCCAGTGCCTCGTCGAGGTCGCCATGCCGGACCGCGAGGGCAATGTGCGGCCCATGCCCAAGCCCCAGCCCTCCTGCGCCATGACCGCCACCGAGGGCATGGAGATCTCCACCCAGGCCACCAGCGCGGTGGCGGCCAAGGCCCAGGCCGGCACCATGGAGTTCCTTCTCATCAACCACCCCCTGGACTGCCCCATCTGTGACAAGGCCGGTGAGTGCCCCCTGCAGAACCAGGCCCTGGAGCTCATGAGCACCGGCGCGCAGTCCGTCACCCGATTCACCGACGTCAAGCGCACCTTCCCCAAGCCCCTGCGCCTGACCAGCAACGTCCTGCTCGACCGCGACCGTTGCATCCTGTGCCAGCGCTGCGTGCGCTTCGCCGACGAGATCGCCGGGGACCGCTTCATCGCCCTCCAGGGGCGCGGCGGCGGACACCCCGCCACCGATGGGCACAGCGGGGGCCTCTACTCCGAGCAGATCGGCCGCTTCGACTCTACCGTCCTCGACTTCCTCGACCCGGATGCGCCCGGCGCCCCCGGCGCCCAGTCGATCCGCGGCGCGCACGGCCTCATGCCCGCCGAGGGCCTCGCCGGCCCCTCGGGCGACCCCGGCGCCGCCGACGGCCTGGCCCCCGGGCCGATCGACCCGGGCCGCGGCGACCTCGATGTCTCCGGGCGCCCCTTCGCCTCCTACTTCTCGGGCAACATCATCCAGATCTGCCCGGTGGGCGCCCTCACCTCCGCGCGCTACCGCTTCCGCGCCCGCCCCGTGGACCTCGTGTCCACCCCCTCGGTCACCGAGCATGACGCCTCCGGCTCCGCGATCCGCGTCGACATGCGCCGCGGCGCCGTCCTGCGCCGCCTGGCCGGCGATGACCCCGAGGTCAACGAGGAGTGGATCACCGACAAGGACCGCTTCGCCTTCCCCTGGGCCACCGCCCCCGACCGCCTGACCACGCCGCTCGTGCGCGACGAGGCCGGCGAGTTGGTGCCCACCTCCTGGTCCGACGCCCTCGACGTGGCCGCCCGGGGACTGGCGCGCGCCGCCGCCGACGGCGGGGTCGGGCTCCTGCCCGGCGCGCGCCTGACGCTGGAGGACGCCTGGGCCTGGTCCCGCTTCGCCCGGGCGGTGCTGGGCACCAACGACATCGATCAGCGCGTGCGCGACCACAGCGCCGAGGAGGACACCTTCCTCGCCGCCCGCGTGGCCGGCACGGGCCTGGGCGCCGTCACCTACACCAGCCTCGAGACCGCCGGCCAGGTCCTCCTGGTCGGCCTGGAGCCCGAGGACGAGTGCGGCTCGCTCTTCCTGCGCCTGCGCAAGGGCGTGCGCGCCGGCGGGGTTCGGGTCGCCTCCCTCACCAGCGTGCTCACCCCCGGCCAGGCCAAGATGAGCGCCGAGTCCATCCTCGTCGCTCCCGGCGAGGAGGCCCGCGCCGTCGCCCTCCTGGCCCAGACGCATCCGGCGCTCGTCGAGGCCCTCAAGGCCGACGGCGCCACGATCCTCGTCGGCGAGCGCGCCGCCGCCGTCCCCGGCCTGCTCACCACCATCGACACCCTGGCCACCGCCACCGGCGCGCGCCTGGCCTGGGTGCCGCGCCGCGCCGGTGAGCGCGGGGGCATCGAGGCCGGCGCCCTGCCCTTCCTCCTTCCCGGCGGGCGGCCCGTCGCCGACGCCACCGCCCGCGAGCAGGTCGCCACCGCCTGGGGGATCCCCACCACCGGTGAGAGCGCCCGGCCCCTCCCCGAGGCCCCCGGCCGCGACACCACCGCCATCCTCACGGCCCTGACCGACGGCGCGCTGGGCGGGCTCGTCATCGGCGGCGTCGACCTGCGCGACTTCCCCGACCCGGGCCTGGCCCGCGCGGCCCTGGCCGCCTCTGCCTTCACCGTGCAGTTGGAGGTGCGCCGCTCCGAGGTCACTGAGCACGCCGACGTCGTCCTCCCCGTGGCCCCGCCCGTGGAGAAGAACGGCACCTTCGTCAACTGGGAGGGGCGCGTGCGCCCCTTCGGGCAGGCCCACGTCTCGCGCACCCGCACCGACCGCCAGGTCCTGGGCATGCTCGCCGCGGAGATGGGCGCGGACCTGGGCGTGGACAGCCTTGAGACCCTCCACGCCGAGCTCGCTGGCCTGGGCCTGTGGGCCGGGGCCCGCCCCGCCGTCGCCTTCAGCGAGGCGCCCGCCCAGGAGGCGGGGGACGAGTCCGAGGCGTCGTCGGCCCCCTCCGGCCTGCCCGCGGTGCTGGCCACGCATAAGCCGATGCTCGATGCCGGACGCCTCCAAGACGGCGAGACCTTCCTGGCCGCCACCGCCCTGCGCCCCGTGGTCCGCCTCGGCGCCGACCTCGCCTCCCGGCTGGGCGTCACCGGCGGGCAGATCGTCGAGGTGACCACCAGCACCGGTGCCATCGCGCTGCCCGCGGTCATCGGGGGAGTCGCCGACGGCGTCGTCTGGCTCCCCGAGTGCTCCGCCGGCTCGACCGTGCGCCAGAGCCTCGGCGCGCACCACGGCTCGCCCGTGCGCGTGTCGCTCCCCATCAGCGGCGCGGCCGGGACCCCCGGCAGCGCCGCCCAGCCCAACACGCCCACTGCGGAGGTGGTCCGATGAGCACCGCGTCACTCATCCTCGCCCCGGCGGCGCTGCCCGTCGCCGCGAGCGGGGGAGTCAAGGCCGACTTCAGCGGGGAGACCTGGTGGCTCACGCTGATCAAGGCCCTCTTCCTCCTGGCCTTCCTCATCCTGTCCGTCATCATGGTCCTATGGGTCGAGCGCCGTGGCCTGGCCCGCATGCAGACGCGCCCCGGCCCCAACGTCAACGGCCCCTTCGGGCTCTTCCAGGCCCTCGCCGATGCCACCAAGTTGATCCTCAAGGAGGACTTCTGGCTCGGCGGCGCCGAGAAACTCCTCTACCTGGTGGCGCCGATCCTCACGGCCTTCACGGCTTTCATGGTCTACGCGATCATCCCCTTCGGGCCCGAGGTCTCCATCTTCGGCCACCACACGCCCCTGCAGATGGCCGACTTCCCGGTGGCGATCCTCTACGTGCTGGCCGTGACCTCCTTCGGCGTCTACGGCATCATCCTGGGCGGCTGGTCCACTCACTCCGTCTACCCGCTGCTGGGCGCCGTGCGCAGCGCGGCGCAGGTCATCTCCTACGAGCTGAGCATGAGCCTGTCGATCCTCACGGTCTTCCTCGCCTCGGCCACGATGTCCACATCCGGGATCGTCGCCGCGCAAGACAGACTGTGGTGGGGCATCGCCATGATCCCCAGTTTCCTCATCTACGTCGTCTCCATGGTCGGAGAGGTCAACCGCCTGCCCTTCGACCTGCCCGAGGCCGAGGGCGAGCTCGTCGCCGGCCACATGGTCGAGTACTCCTCGATGAAGTTCGCCTGGTACTTCCTGGGCGAGTACATCAACATGTTCAACGTCTCGGCCGTGTGCGTCACCCTGTTCCTGGGCGGCTGGCACTCCGGCTTCGGATGGCTGTGGCCCGGGTCGAACGAGGGCTGGTGGCCGATGCTCTGGTTCATCGCCAAGGTCTGGACCGTCATGTTCTTCATGATCTGGACCCGGGGCACCCTCGTGCGCATTCGCTACGACCACTTCATGAAGCTCGGCTGGAAGTTCCTCATCCCGGTCTCCCTGGGATGGTTCGTCCTGGTGGCTGTCGTCCAGGGCTACCGCGCCTTCTCCGGCGGCTCCACCCGCGGCCTGCTCATGGTTCTGGCCGTCGTCTTCCTCGTGGCCATGCTCATCCTGTTCCTCCTGCCCGCCCGCGACGACGGCGCGGCCGACGGTGCCCGCGCGGGCCAGGGCGCTGGTGACCTCGTGGCCCCCGGCGAGGAGTTCGACGCCTACGCGGGCGGCTACCCCGTTCCGCCGCTGCCCGGTCAGAGCCTGCCGGTCACGCCCAGGGCCCGCCGCGCCGCGGCGGCCACCTCCCTCGCACCAGCGGGCGCCGCAGTCGGACCCGCCGGCGCCCAGTCCGCCGCGACCTCCCAGGAGGGGACCGATGACTGACCTGAACCCCACCCCGCGCGCCTCCGAGCACGACCGGTGGCTGCGCGACGCTCCCGGCCCCCTGGCCCGGGCCTTCGCGCCCGTGGCCGGGTACGGGGTCACGATCTCCTCGATGTTCCGGCCCACGGTCACCGAGCAGTACCCCTTCGAGCCGGCCAACCTCATGCCGCGCTACCACGGCCGCCACCAGCTCAACCGCTACGACGACGGCCTGGAGAAGTGCATCGGCTGCGAACTGTGCGCCTGGGCCTGCCCCGCCGACGCCATATACGTCGAGGCCGCGGACAACGCCCCCGGCGCGCAGTACTCGCCCGGCGAGCGCTACGGCCGCGTCTACCAGATCAACTACCTGCGTTGCATCTTCTGCGGCATGTGCATCGAGGCCTGCCCCACCCGGGCCCTGACCATGACCCTCGAGATCGAGGAGCTGGTCGGCCCCACCCGCACCGGCCTCATCTACGAGAAGGACGACCTCCTGGCCCCCGTCCCCGACGGCGCCCTGGACGCCCCGCACCCCATGGTCGAGGGCACTGAGGACGGCGACTACTACCGCGGCGCCGTCACCGGGCCGACGAGGGCGCAGGCCGACTGGGTGCGCGCCCACCGACCCGAGGACCCGACCCTGGCCACCGTCAAGGTCGTGGAGGCCCCCGCCAGGCCGAAGGAGGCCGTGCGATGAGTTCACCCACCCTCCTCCTCCCGCTGGCGCCCGCAGCCCCCGGTGGCTCCGGGGCGGTGACCCTCGGCGAGACGGTCCTCTTCGGCGTCGTCGCCCTGGTCACCATCGCCTGCGGCATCGGCCTGCTGACCGCCAAGCGCGCCGTTGCGGCCGCGGTCAACATGATCGTCATCATGATCGGGCTGGCGATCCTCTACATCGCCAACGAGGCCCCCTTCCTGGGCGTCACCCAGGTGGTGGTCTACACCGGCGCCATCATGACCCTCGTCCTGTTCGTCATCATGCTCGTCGGAGTCGGCGGCGAGGAGCCCGTGGGCGCCACCTCCTCCAGGTCCCAGGTCCCGCTCATCGCCCTCGTCGGGGTCGCTCTGGCGGGCGCCCTCGGCGTGACGGTCTGGCGGACCCCCCTGCCCCGCCCCGCCGGCCTCGGCTCCGCCTCCGATCCGGCCGAGCTCGCCGCCGCCCTGTTCAGCCGTCACGTGGTCACCATGGAGCTCACCGCGATGCTCCTCATCGTGGCGGCCCTGGGAGCGCTGACCCTCACGCACCGCCAGCGCATCCGCCCCAGGCGCTCCCAGGCGACGATCGCCCAGGAGAAGTTGCGCGACTACGCCATCAAGGGCACCCACCCCGGTCAGCGGCCCATGCCCGGCGTCTACGCCGCCACCAACTCCGCCGCCGCCCCCGCCCTGGACGCCGATGGCACCGCCGTCGAGGAGTCCATCCCCCGCGTCCTGCGCGCCCGGGAGCTCGGCTACGAGTTGGCCGAGGTCTCCCCCGAGACCGCGGCCGCCGCGCGGGCCGGCCAGATCCGCGCCCGCTCCGGGGCGCGCGTCGCCCAATCCGGCATGGCCTCCATGCCCGGCGCCGCCGCCCCGGTGGTCAGCCAGCCCATAGCCGCCCCGGCCCCTCCCGAGACCGCGGGCGCGGAACCCAGCCAGACCGAGGCGAAGGAGGAGGACAAGTGAGCATCGGGTTCTACATCATCCTGGCGATCATCCTGTTCTCCCTCGGCGCGCTCACCGTGCTGCTGCGCCGCAACGCGATCATTGAGCTCATGGGCGTCGAGCTCATGCTCAACGCCGTCAACCTCGTGCTCGTCACCTTCTCGCGCCTCCACGGCAACCTGACAGGGCAGATCTTCGCCTTCTTCGTCATCGTCGTGGCCGCCGCCGAGGTCGTCGTGGGGCTGAGCATCGTCGTGTCCATCTTCCGAACCCGCAGGGGAGTGTCGGTCGACGACATCAACCTGCTCAAGAACTGAAGGGGCTGATGTGAGCATGATGGGCGCACTTCCCCTCGCGCTGGCGACAGCCGCCTCCGCCGGGCACGCCACCCACGCCGCCGCGCTGGCCTGGCTCCTCATCGCGGTGCCCGCCGCCAGCGCGGCGATCCTGCTGATCGCCGGGCGCCGCTCCAACTCCTGGGGCCACTGGCTGGGCCTGGCTGCCGCCGTTTTCACCGCCGTCCTGGGACTGACGATCATCGCCCAGGTCGCGGGCATGGCCGAGGGCCAGCGAATCATGAGCGCCAAGCTCTGGCACTGGTTCAGCGCCGGGAGCCTGCGCATCGACGTCGGCCTGCGCATCGACCCGCTGTCCCTCACCTTCGTCGGCCTGGTCACCTTCGTCGGCTCCCTCATCCACCTGTACTCGGTGGCCTACATGAGCCACGACCGCGACCGCCGCCGCTTCTTCGCCTACCTCAACCTCTTCATCGCCGCGATGCTCACCCTCGTGCTCGGCGACTCCTACATCGCCCTGTTCGTCGGCTGGGAGGGCGTGGGCCTGGCCTCCTACCTCCTCATCGGCTTCTGGAATACCGCTGACGCGGACGACCCGCGCGCCGCGCGCGACAAGAGCATGGAGAACGCCACCGCGGCCAAGAAGGCCTTCATCATGAACCGCGTGGGGGACATGGGCCTCCTCGCGGCCATGATGGCGATGGTCTCCCAGGTCCACTCCGTGGCCTTCGACGCCGTCCTGCCGGCCGCCTCCAGCGGCAGCGTCACCACCGGCTGGCTGACGGCCATGGGCTTCTTCCTCCTCGTGGCCGCCTGCGGCAAGTCCGCTCAGTTCCCGCTGCAGGCCTGGCTGGGCGACGCCATGGCCGGCCCGACGCCGGTGTCCGCCCTCATCCACGCCGCCACGATGGTCACCGCCGGCGTCTACCTCATGGTGCGCTCGGGCGCCATCTACGGCGGCGCCCCCAGCGCCCAGTTGGCGGTCGCGATCGTCGGCGCCATCACCCTGCTCCTGGGTGCGATCATCGGCTGCGCCAAGGACGATATGAAGAAGGTGCTCGCCGCCTCCACCATGAGCCAGATCGGCTACATGATGCTCGGCGCGGGCCTGGGCCCCATCGGCTACGCCTTCGCGATCTTCCACCTCCTCACCCACGGCTTCTTCAAGGCCCAGCTGTTCCTGGGGGCGGGCTCCGTCATGCACGCCATGAGCGACCAGGTCGACATGCGCCGCTTCGGGGCGCTGCGCGCCGCCATGACGATCACCTGGGCCACCATGGGTATCGGCTGGCTCGCGATCCTCGGCATCCCGCCCTTCAGCGGCTTCTGGTCCAAGGACAAGATCATCGAGGCCGCCTTCATCGGCGAGGGCGCCAAGCCCTGGATCCTGGGCTCCATCGCCCTCGTGGGCGCTGGCATCACGGCCTTCTACATGTCCCGCCTCTTCTTCATGATCTTCCACGGCAAGGCCCGCTGGACCACCGAGAAGGACATCGAGGGCCCCGTCCATCCGCACGAGTCGGGATGGATGATGACCCTCCCGCTGCTCATCCTGTCGGTGTTCTCCTTGGGTCTGGGCGGCGCCCTGGCCGCCGGGGACACCTTCGTCACCTGGCTAGAGCCGGTCACCGGCCACGCCGAGCACGGCGAGCCGGTGCTGCCCGAGACCATCATCATGGGTGCCACGCTGGCCCTGGTCATCCTGGGCGCGCTCGTCGCATGGCTCATGTACGCCGCCCGGCCCGTGGCCACCGTCGTCCAGCCCTCCAACGCGCTCGTCGAGGCGGCGCGCAAGGACATGCACCAGGACGCGATCAACGAGGCCATCGCCATGCGGCCCGGTCAGGGCCTCGTCCTAGCCGCCAACGCCTCGGACCGCTACGTCGTCGACGGCGCCGTCGAGGGCCTGGCTAGCGGCACCGCGGCACTCGGCCGGCTCGTGGGCCGCACCGAGTCCGGGTACGTGCGCTCCTATGCCGGCTACATGGCCGCCGGCACCGTCCTGGCCCTCATCGCCGTCCTGGCCACCAGGTTCTGAGAGGACACCGCCACATGCAGACACTCACCGTCGCCACAGGCCCCTACCCGGTGCTCTCCCTCATGGTGCTGGTCCCCCTCATCGGGGCCCTGCTCCTGGCCGTTCCCGCCCTGCGGGGCCAGGCGCGCGGGCTCGGCCTGGTCATCGCGCTCGTCGAGCTCGGCCTGGGCATCTGGGCTGCCATCCTCTTCGACCCCCACGCGGGGACCGTCTACCAGCTCGCCGAGACCCACCAGTGGATCCCGGCCATGGGCGCCTCCTGGGCGTTGGGCGTCACCGGCCTCGGCCTGGCGATGCTCCTGCTGGCCGTCTTCCTCGTGCCCATCGTGCTCCTGGCCTCCTGGGGCGAGATCCCCGCGGACAACCAGGCCGGCTTCGCCGGGCTCATCCTGTCCCTTGAGGCCTTCATCATCGTCATCTTCACCGCGCGTGACGTCCTCCTCTTCTATCTCGTCTTCGAGGCGATGCTCCTGCCCGTCTACTTCCTTATCGGCCGCTACGGGGGGCCCGACCGGCGCCGCGCCGCCATCAAGTTCCTCCTCTACTCCCTGGCCGGCGGCCTCGTCATGCTCATCGGCGTCGTTGCCCTGGCCGTGTACGGCCCCGGCGGCGAGGGGAACTACCTCATCGAGAACCTGTCCCAGGGGCTCACCTCCTCCACGGGCGTCACCCGGGGCATCTTCGTCACCTTCCTCATCGCCTTCGCTGTCAAGGCCCCGATGGTGCCCGTGCACACCTGGCTGCCCGACACCGCCGAGCAGGCCACTCCGGGCACCTCAGTGCTGCTCATCGGCGTCCTGGACAAGATCGGCACCTACGGGATGATCGCGATCGTCCTGCCGCTCTTCCCCGAGGCCTCCCGCTGGGCGGCGCCGGTCATCCTGCCCCTGGCGATCGTCGGCATCATCTACGGCGGGCTCGCCGCCATTGGTCAGGACCACCTCTACCGGCTCATCTCCTACACGTCCATCAGCCACTTCGGCTTCATGGTGCTGGGGATCTTCATCGGCAACCAGATCGCCGCCGTCGGCGCCATGGTCTACATGGTCGCCCACGGGCTGTCGATCGCCGGCCTCTACCTCATCACCGGCTTCATGGCCCGGCGCACCGGGACCGTGCGCATCAGCGAACTCGGCGGCATCGCCCGCGTGATGCCGCTTATCGCCGGGACCTTCCTCTTCTCCGGCCTGGCGTCCATCGCCCTGCCGGGCCTGTCCGGCTTCGTCCCCGAGTGGATGGTCCTCACCGGCAGCTTCTCGGCCAAGCCCGTCTACGGGCTCCTCGCGCTGCTGGGCGTCATCATCGCCGCTGTCTACATGCTCCTGCCCTACCAGAGGGTCTTCACCGGGGCGCCGGCCCCGGAGCGCGTCGGCAGTCAGGACCTCGACGGCCGTGAGCGCGTCGTCGTCGCCCCCATCCTCGTCGCCATGCTGGTCCTGGGCCTGGCGCCCGCCAGCCTGACCGGCATCCTCGACGGCGTCGGGGCCCAGACCGCCGCCACCATGACCGGGGCGGGTTCTCAGCCCGCCGCCACGGCCCCCGTCACGGAAGGGAGCAGCAAGTGAGCTTCACCGCCCCGTCCATCCAGTGGGCCGGCCTCGTCCCGGTCCTCATCATCCTGGGAGCCGCCATCCTCGGCGTGCTCATCGAGGCCCTCATGCCGCGCCGCGCCCGGCACCTCGCCCAGACGGCGCTGGCCGTCCTGGCCATCCTCGGCGCGATGGTCGCCATCGTGTGGCGCTGGGGCGTCGTCGTCGACGGCAGGGCCCCCGGCTACCCCGTCATCGGCTTCAACGAGGACAACTTCGGCATCGCAGCCCAGGGCATCGTGCTCATCATCGGCCTGCTGTCCATCCTCGTGATCTCAGACCGCACCGAGATCGGAGACTCCGCGTTCGCCGCGCAGGCCGCCGACCGGCCCGGCAGCGCCGAGGAGAGCGAGTCCATCCACGCCGGGTGGCTGGCCACAGAGGTCTTCCCCCTCGCGCTGTTCTCACTGGCCGGCATGATGCTCTTTCCGGTGGTCAGCGACCTCATCTCCCTGTTCGTCATGCTCGAACTCGTCTCGCTGCCGCTGTACGTCATGGCCGCCATGGCCCGCCACCGCCGCCTGCTCAGCCAGGAGGCCGCCATGAAGTACTTCGTCCTGGGCGCCTTCGCCTCGGCCTTCCTCCTCATGGGCTCCGCCCTCCTCTACGGCGCCTCCGGCTCCGTGTTCTACAACGACCTCCAGAACGGGGTCCGGGTACAGCCGGGGCTCGCCTCGGCCGTGGACGGCGCCATCGCGGGCGTCGACTGGCTCGTGCTCGCCGGGGTCACCCTCGTGCTCGTGGGCCTCCTCTTCAAGATCGCCGCCGCGCCCTTCCACGCTTGGAGCCCGGACGTCTACCAGGGCGCCCCCACCCCGGTGACCGGCTTCATGGCCGCCGGGGTCAAGGCCACCGCCTTCCTCACCCTCGTGAGGTTCTTCTACATGGTCGGCGGGGGGCTGAGTTGGGATCTGGCCCCCGCCCTATGGGCCATCGCCATCCTCACCATGGTGGTGGGCACCGTCGTCGGCATCGTCCAGCGCGACGTCAAACGC includes these proteins:
- the nuoE gene encoding NADH-quinone oxidoreductase subunit NuoE, which encodes MSTNPTTAAPAADQAAIPAIPAALTAAWDEGVAAQLLADIEAIKSRYPAEHQRSALIPMLHLIQSVDGYVSPAGIALCAEELGLTRSEVSAVATFYSQFRRHPAGEYHVGVCTNALCAVMGGDEIWEAVSARTGLGSDETSEDGRISLERIECNAACDYAPIVMVNWEFFDNQTPASAVALIDALEGGEGARPTRGPDALPTFRANERVLAGFEDGHADEGPSAGEPSLLGRRIAAANGWTSPKEDTK
- the nuoF gene encoding NADH-quinone oxidoreductase subunit NuoF, coding for MSTNAVDASQPAGPSFTAPGTLTPVLTEHWGEDRSWTLEHYLSVGGYEGLARAKTMSPEELIGLVKGSNLRGRGGAGFPTGLKWSFLPPMDGAPRYLVVNADESEPGTCKDIPTILANPQALIEGIAITSRAIGGDLAFVYLRGEVTHVYRRLLAAVREAADSGLLSTGFGLDGEQPLRIVAHAGAGAYICGEETALLDSLEGRRGHPRLKPPFPAVAGLYGRPTVINNVETIASVPGILAKGADWYNAMGTERSKGHGIFSVSGHVVSPGQFEAPFGITMRQLIEFAGGIRPGHSLKFWVPGGSSTPIFTPDELDVPLDYESVAGAGSMLGTRALQVFDDTVSVVRVVARWTEFYQHESCGKCTPCREGTYWMRQIMLRLEAGKGIPGDVEKLEDIASNIAGRSFCALGDASATPVLSGIKRFRDEFEAGYTTPARELFPYRASSILESAR
- a CDS encoding NADH-quinone oxidoreductase subunit G, whose product is MTEMVNITIDGVPVEVAKGTLLIRAAERIGVRIPRFCDHPLLGPSANCRQCLVEVAMPDREGNVRPMPKPQPSCAMTATEGMEISTQATSAVAAKAQAGTMEFLLINHPLDCPICDKAGECPLQNQALELMSTGAQSVTRFTDVKRTFPKPLRLTSNVLLDRDRCILCQRCVRFADEIAGDRFIALQGRGGGHPATDGHSGGLYSEQIGRFDSTVLDFLDPDAPGAPGAQSIRGAHGLMPAEGLAGPSGDPGAADGLAPGPIDPGRGDLDVSGRPFASYFSGNIIQICPVGALTSARYRFRARPVDLVSTPSVTEHDASGSAIRVDMRRGAVLRRLAGDDPEVNEEWITDKDRFAFPWATAPDRLTTPLVRDEAGELVPTSWSDALDVAARGLARAAADGGVGLLPGARLTLEDAWAWSRFARAVLGTNDIDQRVRDHSAEEDTFLAARVAGTGLGAVTYTSLETAGQVLLVGLEPEDECGSLFLRLRKGVRAGGVRVASLTSVLTPGQAKMSAESILVAPGEEARAVALLAQTHPALVEALKADGATILVGERAAAVPGLLTTIDTLATATGARLAWVPRRAGERGGIEAGALPFLLPGGRPVADATAREQVATAWGIPTTGESARPLPEAPGRDTTAILTALTDGALGGLVIGGVDLRDFPDPGLARAALAASAFTVQLEVRRSEVTEHADVVLPVAPPVEKNGTFVNWEGRVRPFGQAHVSRTRTDRQVLGMLAAEMGADLGVDSLETLHAELAGLGLWAGARPAVAFSEAPAQEAGDESEASSAPSGLPAVLATHKPMLDAGRLQDGETFLAATALRPVVRLGADLASRLGVTGGQIVEVTTSTGAIALPAVIGGVADGVVWLPECSAGSTVRQSLGAHHGSPVRVSLPISGAAGTPGSAAQPNTPTAEVVR
- the nuoH gene encoding NADH-quinone oxidoreductase subunit NuoH, translating into MSTASLILAPAALPVAASGGVKADFSGETWWLTLIKALFLLAFLILSVIMVLWVERRGLARMQTRPGPNVNGPFGLFQALADATKLILKEDFWLGGAEKLLYLVAPILTAFTAFMVYAIIPFGPEVSIFGHHTPLQMADFPVAILYVLAVTSFGVYGIILGGWSTHSVYPLLGAVRSAAQVISYELSMSLSILTVFLASATMSTSGIVAAQDRLWWGIAMIPSFLIYVVSMVGEVNRLPFDLPEAEGELVAGHMVEYSSMKFAWYFLGEYINMFNVSAVCVTLFLGGWHSGFGWLWPGSNEGWWPMLWFIAKVWTVMFFMIWTRGTLVRIRYDHFMKLGWKFLIPVSLGWFVLVAVVQGYRAFSGGSTRGLLMVLAVVFLVAMLILFLLPARDDGAADGARAGQGAGDLVAPGEEFDAYAGGYPVPPLPGQSLPVTPRARRAAAATSLAPAGAAVGPAGAQSAATSQEGTDD
- the nuoI gene encoding NADH-quinone oxidoreductase subunit NuoI, with translation MTDLNPTPRASEHDRWLRDAPGPLARAFAPVAGYGVTISSMFRPTVTEQYPFEPANLMPRYHGRHQLNRYDDGLEKCIGCELCAWACPADAIYVEAADNAPGAQYSPGERYGRVYQINYLRCIFCGMCIEACPTRALTMTLEIEELVGPTRTGLIYEKDDLLAPVPDGALDAPHPMVEGTEDGDYYRGAVTGPTRAQADWVRAHRPEDPTLATVKVVEAPARPKEAVR
- a CDS encoding NADH-quinone oxidoreductase subunit J, with product MSSPTLLLPLAPAAPGGSGAVTLGETVLFGVVALVTIACGIGLLTAKRAVAAAVNMIVIMIGLAILYIANEAPFLGVTQVVVYTGAIMTLVLFVIMLVGVGGEEPVGATSSRSQVPLIALVGVALAGALGVTVWRTPLPRPAGLGSASDPAELAAALFSRHVVTMELTAMLLIVAALGALTLTHRQRIRPRRSQATIAQEKLRDYAIKGTHPGQRPMPGVYAATNSAAAPALDADGTAVEESIPRVLRARELGYELAEVSPETAAAARAGQIRARSGARVAQSGMASMPGAAAPVVSQPIAAPAPPETAGAEPSQTEAKEEDK